A segment of the Thermococcus sp. genome:
GATACGCTGTTATGAAAAACCTCGTTGAGTACGGCTACGATGGCAAGATATATCCGGTCAACATCAAGGGTGTTGAGATAGAGATAAACGGAAGGAAGTTCCAGTCCTATAAGAGCATCCTCGACGTTCCGGATGAGGTCGACATGGCAGTCATCGTCGTCCCGGCCAAGTTCGTTCCGCAGGTCGTCGAGGAGGCCGGAAAGAAGGGCGTCAAGGTTCTCCCGATAATAAGCTCCGGCTTCGGCGAGCTTGGTGAGGAGGGTAAGAAGGTAGAGAGGCAGATAGTGGAGACCGCACACAAATACGGCATGAGGATCCTCGGTCCGAACATCTTCGGCGTCGTTTACACCCCCGCCAAGATGAACGCCACCTTCGGGCCGACCGACGTCATGCCGGGCAGCCTTGCCCTCATCAGCCAGAGCGGGGCTTTGGGAATAGCCCTTATGGGCTGGACCATCCTTGAGAAGGTCGGGCTTTCGGCCGTCGTCAGCGTCGGAAACAAGAGCGACATAGACGACGCCGACCTGCTTGAGTTCTTCAAGACCGACGACAACACCAAGGCAATTCTCATCTACATGGAGGGCGTCAAGGACGGGAGGAAATTCATGGAGGTCGCGAAGGAGGTCAGCAAGGAGAAGCCGATAATCATCATCAAGGCTGGAAGGAGCGAGCGCGGCGCAAAGGCAGCCGCCAGCCACACCGGCTCACTCGCCGGCGCCGACAAGATATACGAGGCCGCATTCAAGCAGAGCGGTGTTCTTCGCGCCCTCACCATCGGCGAGGCCTTTGACTGGGCGAGAACGCTGAGCAACCTTCCGGAGCCGGAGGGAGAGAACCTCGTCATACTCACCAACGGCGGTGGAATAGGAGTTATGGCCACCGACGCCGCCGAGGAGGAGGGACTGCACCTCTACGACAACCTCGATGATCTCAAGGTCTTCGCCAACCACATGCCGCCCTTCGGCTCCTACAAGAACCCGGTTGACCTGACCGGTATGGCCGGAGCGGAGAGCTACGAGGGTGCCGTTCGCGATGCCCTTGCCAACCCGAACATGCACGCCATAGCCGTCCTCTACTGCCAGACGGCAGTTCTCGACCCGCGCGACCTCGCGAAGATAGTTATCCGCGAGTACAACGAGAGCGGAAGGAAGAAGCCGCTCGTCGTTGCCATCGTCGGCGGCATCGAGGCCAAGGAAGCCATCGACATGCTCAACGAGGAGGGAATCCCGGCCTATCCGGAGCCGGAAAGGGCCATCAAGTCCCTCGCGGCGCTCTACAGGTGGAGCAGGTGGAAGAAGAGGCAGAAGGGCGAGTGAGCCCTTTCTCTCTTCTAATTCCCATTTCATCCCTCGGTTCCCGTTCGGTAAGTGTTTTAACGTGCTCCCCCAAGAGGTTTTAGGGAAGTGCCATGCGCATCGCCCTCATCTCGGACATCCACTCCAACTGGGAGGCACTCCAGGCGGTCTGGAGAGAGGTTAAGAAGGCGGACGCCATACTCTGCATGGGTGACCTGGTCGGCTACGGCGCCAGTCCAAACGAGGTAGTCAATTTCGTCAGGGAGCAGATGGAAAAAAGAGTCTTCCTCTGCGTCCGCGGCAACCACGACAACGCGATAGCCTTCGGTGCTGAGTGGGGATTCAACCCCTACGCGAGGCAGGCCGTAAGGTGGCACCAGCGGGTGATGACGAGTGAGAACCTTGAGTTTCTCAGAAGGCTTCCGATAAGGCAGCTCTTCACCGACGACACCGGGCGGAGCTACCTCCTCATCCACGGCTCTCCGAGAGCGCCCATAGACGAGTACCTCTTTCCCTGGTTCTCTGACGAGGAGTTCAGGGCGGTTCTGAGCTACGTCAGGCAGGACGATCTCCTGGTCGGCCACACCCACGTGCCGATGATGAGGGTTATAGACGGCAGGAGGGTGATAAACCCCGGCGGTGTCGGTCAGCCCCGCGATGGGGACTGGAGGTCTGCTTACGCCATGATTGACACCGAAAAAGAGCCCCCGGACAACGTCGAGTTCCGCCGGGTGGAGTACGATGTCGACTCCGCAGCGGAGAAGATAATAGAAGCAGGGCTTCCAAGGTTTCTGGCGATGAGGCTCTACGAGGGATATTAAAGGAGGGATCACTCCCCAGGGATCTGGGATTCCTCCTCGGAGAGCCTTCTCTTTATCGTGCCGACCCTTCTGAGCTTGGACTTGACGGCGAGCTTGCCCGAGTCTATTATGATTACCTCGCCGATGCTTTTAACCGCGCTGATCGGGATGAGGAGGAGACCCTCGTGATCGGTGACAAACTCGCTCGTGTCGAGATCTTCATCCGGCTCGGCAACTATCACAAGAATATCGCCGGTTTCCTCATCGAAGCTGAGGTCGTAAACCCAGCCGAGCCTTATACCGGTGTCGGTTATCAGCTCCACGTCCCTAAGCTTGGAAGCTATTATCTTGACCATTTTCGCCACCCCTCGGTTTAATCGTGTAAGTTCTTGGGCACCAACGTATAAAACTTTTTCCAAAAGGAAAAGGAAATCAGAAGGTGTAGTAGTCCGGCCCCCGCTCCCGCCTCTCGACGCGTGACTTCCTGCTCTCCTCGAAGTTCCTGTAGTAGTCGATCATGTACGGGGTTATGCTCGGCTTGACTTTCTTGAGGGCCTCCTCAAAGTCCCTCCTTGAAACCCTGAGCTTCTCAAGGAACTCCTCGCTCTCCTCCTCGACCAGCTCCACCGGAAGCTCCGTCATTATCCTGCGCATCGCCAGCAGCGCTGCCTCCCTCACGAGGGCCTCGATGTCGGCTCCGGAGTAGCCCTCCGTCTTCTTCGCCAGCTCGCGGAGGTTAACATCGCTGGCCAGGGGGACGCGCCTCGTGTGGACTTTCAGTATCTCCAGTCTGGCCTTCTCGTCCGGTGCAGGAACGAGTATCAGCCTGTCAAATCTGCCCGGCCTCAGGAGGGCAGGATCAAGGATGTCTGGCCTGTTGGTCGCCGCTATGACGACGACACCGCTGTTCCTCTCGATGCCGTCCATCTCTGTCAGAAGCTGGTTGATGAGCCTGTCCGTGACCCTGCTCATGTCACTTCCCCTGGCGGGGGCTATTGCGTCTATCTCGTCGATGAATATCACCGTTGGAGCCGCCTGCCTGGCCTTCCTGAATATCTCCCTCACGCGCTTCTCGCTCTCACCGACCCACTTTGAGAGGACTTCCGGCCCGCGGATGCCGATGAAGTTGGCTTCACTCTCCGTTGCGACCGCTTTGGCCAGCAAAGTTTTACCGGTTCCGGGCGGACCATAGAGGAGGACTCCCCTCGGCGGTTCTATTCCGAGCCTCTGGAAGGCCTTCGGGTACTTGAGCGGCCACTCGACGGCCTCCTTGAGTTCCTGCTTCACCTCGTCGAGACCGCCCACGTCCTCCCAGCGAACGTTTGGCATCTCGATAAGAACCTCCCTCAGGGCGGAGGGCTCGACCATCTTGAGGGCCTCGTAGAAGTCCGCCTTCCTCACGCGAAGCTCCTGGAGAACCTCCGGGGGAATGCGCTCCTGCTCCGGGCTTATCTTGCCCTCGTTGATGAGCCTCCTGAGAACCACCATGGCGGCCTCTCTAGCCAGCGCGGCAAGGTCTGCACCAACGAAGCCGTGCGTCTTCTCGGCTATCTCCTCAAGCATCCTGTCTATCAGCCTGCTCCTGACCTCCGGATAGACCTCGCTCTCGCTCTTGAGGGCTTCCTTGACCTCTTCATCGCTCTTCGCGGCGCTGACCTTCTCGAGGAGCCTCTCCAGCTTCGCCTTCTCAAAACTCTCCCTCTTCATGAGCTCCTTGAGAACTTTGAGGACGGTGGCCTTGTCGTAGTCCGGTTCAAGGGGCATTCCCCTGGTGTGTATCTGGAGTATCTCCTTCCTGCCCTTCTTGTCGGGAACACCGACCTCGATCTCCCTGTCGAACCTGCCGGGTCTCCTTAATGCAGGGTCAAGGGCGTCCGGTCTGTTGGTGGCGGCGATAACTATGACCTTGCCCCTGCCCTTCAGGCCGTCCATCAGGGTGAGCAGCTGTGAAACGACCCTCTTCTCGACCTCTCCAACCACTTCTTCCCTCTTTGGGGCTATTGCGTCAATTTCATCGATGAAGATTATGCTCGGTGCGTTCTCCTCGGCGTCCTTGAATATCTCCCTCAAACGCTCCTCGCTCTCTCCGTAGAACTTGCTCATTATCTCCGGCCCGTTGATGGCTATGAAGTGAGCATTGGCCTCGTTCGCTACCGCCTTGGCGAGGAGAGTCTTCCCTGTTCCGGGTGGGCCGTAGAGGAGCACGCCCTTGGGCGGTTCTATGCCGAGCCTCTCAAAGAGCTCAGGGTGCTTGAGCGGGAGCTCGACCATCTCGCGTATCTTCTGAATCGCATCGCTCAGGCCGCCGATGTCCTCGTAGGTAACCTCCGGGATGGCCTCCTCCCGTATCTCCACCGCCTGGGGGAGAACCTCGACCTCGGTGTTGTAGGTTATCTGGACGATGCCTCTCGGGACGGTGTTCACGACGACGAACTTGAGCTCTCCAAAGCCGAGGGGCATCGTCTCGAAGAGCCCCCTGAGCAGCTCGTCGAAGGGAGAGCCTCCGTAGTAACCACCCTCACTCCTGCTGCTCGCAACGATGAGGTCTCCCTTCAGAACGGGCCTGCCAAGGAGGTTCTGCTTGACCATGTCCCCGGGTATCTGGATGAAGACACCCTTCTGTGCAGGTGCAAGGACGACCTTCTTCGCCTCCTGCACCTCCGCCTTGGAAACCGTGACGTAGTCCCCTATGCTCACCCCCGCGTTCCTCCTGATGTAGCCGTCCATCCTGATGATGTCCAGTCCACGGTCGTCGGGGTGGGGGTTGGCCACTATCGCGGCGGTGGTTCTCTCTCCGATCAGCTCAACTATGTCTCCGGGCTCAACGCCGAGTTGCTTCTGGTACTTCCTGTCGAAGCGGACTATCCCCCTGCCAACGTCCCTCTTCAAAGCCTCGGCAACGCGGAGCTTGATTTTCTCATACCTCTCCTCGTCCTTACCAAAAATCATCTTGACCGCCTCCTCTGCTTTTCGATAGCCTCCTCAAGCGTTAGATTGCCCAGGGCCACCTCGCGGGCGAGCTTTGAGGATATCGTGATGTTACCGCTCAGCTCGCGACTGCGTCTCTTTATGTCCTCAATCTCACGCTTCGTGGGTTCCTTTGCCTCTATGAGCTCTCCAATGGGAACCTCCCTTCCCTCGCGCAGGCCGATGTTTATGGCCGCCACGATATCCTGAACCTGGGAAACCTCTATCCCTCCTACCTTGGGGGTAGTTCTTGACTCGTTAACGACGGTTATGGGGTAATCGTATCCCAGCAGGTCGGCGAGGGCTTTCAGCATGAGAATCCTCTGCCTCTTAGCCCCGTGCCCTATCTTGATTTTAGCGCCCGGGTACTTCTCCAGCAGGTCGAGGATTATTTCAACGTCCCTCGGGTTCTTCAGGTGGTGAACCTCAAGCACGCGGTTGTCGGCGACGACGCTCAGGCCCGGCCTCTCACCGGGGTCAATGGCTATGTACACCCTTTTAAACCTCTCCCTTCCCTCAAGCTTGGCGAGGAGTTCGTCTATAAAGTTCTCGTTCCTCACGATGACCTTGACCGGAAAGTCCACCCTGTCGTAGTCCGCCTCGCCCGTCAGGACGACTTCAACATCGAAGGGTATCCTGTCCCCGATCCGAATGCTGTGGAACGGTATATGGTACTCCTTCAGCACCTTCGTTGCCAGGTAGTAAACCCTGGCGTCGCTTGTTACTATCGCCACTCTCATGGTTTCTGATACGTCTCCACAATTAAAAACCTTTCTAACCGTTCTAATCAAAAATTTTGGCCACGAAAGGCTTTAATTCTGTGGAAAAAAGTTTATAAGCCATTATTGGCAAGTAGAAAGGGGGATCGGGATGCAGCCTCCTAAGAAAAAGAAGAAGGTCGAGGAGTTTGAGGAGGAAGAACTCTTCGAGGAAGAGGAGGAGTGGGAGCTCGAAGAGGACTGGGAGGACGAGGACTGGGAAGAGGAGTGGGAGGAGGAAGACTGGGAAGAGGATGAAGAGTGGTGATTTTATAGCTCTTTGAGTTTCTCCATCGCCTTTCCGTGGTTGGCTTTTGCCCGTCCTCCCGACTGGCGTGAGGCCGATTTTATCTGCCCCCTCCGCCCCAAGACTGCACCGGAGTGAGGGGCCCACGGCTAAGGGTTGGGGGAAATTTTCGGTTCGCGAACATTATCTTCACCATGATAATCTTGGATAGGATAAACTCCTGGGGTTTCTGAAGGCTCGACTGAAGGTAAACACTCCCACTTACGCAACCCATTTATATAACCGCGTTCTCTCTTCTCCCGGTGATAGAATGGCGTTCCTTAAGGTCGTCCCCCTGGAGAAAGCGCTTGAGGTCATAGGCTCATTCCCCCTGAGGCCAGGAATCGAAAGCGTCCCCCTGAGCGAAGCCCTGGGCAGGGTTCTGGCCGAGGACGTGGTCTCTCCGGTAGACGTCCCCCCCTTTGACAGGGCCACCGTCGACGGCTACGCCCTCAGGGCTGAAGATACGTTTATGGCGAGCGAGAGCGAACCGGTCAGGCTGAAGGTCATCGGCGAGGTCAACGCAGGAGACAACCCGGACTTCGAGCTAAAGCCCGGTGAGAGTGTTTACATCTCCACGGGTGCGCCTCTGCCTAAGGGTGCTGACGCGGTGATACAGTTCGAGGACGTGGACAGGGAAGGTGAGGAGGTCATCATCTACAAGCCGGCCTATCCCGGGCTCGGCGTCATGAAGGCAGGAACGGACATCCCCAAAGGCAAGACCCTCCTCAAACGCGGTACCAAGCTGACATTCAAGAACACCGCGCTCCTGTCCGCCGTGGGAATCGCCGAGGTTCCGGTCTTCCGAAGACCCAGGGTGGCGGTTATAAGCACCGGGAACGAAGTAGTCCTCCCCGGCGCAGAGCTGAGGTACGGGCAGATATACGACATAAACGGCCGTGCCATAGCGGACGCGGTCAGGGAGCTCGGTGGTGAGGCGCTCTTCCTTGGCATAGCCCGGGACGACCGCGAGAGCCTTAAAGCGCTGATAGAAAAGGGTGTTGAGTGCTGCGACGTGGTAATCCTCAGCGGCGGTGCGAGCGGTGGAATAAGGGATCTGACCAGCTCGATAATCGAGGAGCTCGGTGAGGTGAAAATCCACGGCATAGCGATCCAGCCGGGTAAACCGACGATAATCGGCCTGATCAATGGAAAGCCCGTCTTTGGGCTGCCCGGCTATCCGACCAGCTGTCTGACCAACTTCACCCTCCTCGTCGCGCCGCTCCTTAGAAAGCTCCTCGGAAGGGAGAGCGAGGTCAGGAAGGTCAGGAAAAAGCTCGCCCACAAGGTCTTCTCCGTCAAGGGCAGACGTCAGTTCCTGCCGGTCAGGGTAGAGGGCGATAGGGCGGTGCCGATACTCAAGGGGAGCGGGGCAGTCACGAGCTTCATAGAGGCCGACGGCTTCATCGAGGTGCCGGAGAACGTGGAGATACTCCAGGCCGGCGAAGAGGTGGAGGTTACATTTTTCGGTTGAGTTCGTCGCCCCTCCAAATCTCCCATCAAAACCTTTTTTAAACTCCTTCACCTTCTTTCCCCAGGTGAAAGACTATGCTGGACATAAAGCTCATCCGTGAAAACCCCGACCTCGTCAAGGGCGACCTCATAAAGCGCGGCGAGCTTGAAAA
Coding sequences within it:
- the glp gene encoding gephyrin-like molybdotransferase Glp — encoded protein: MAFLKVVPLEKALEVIGSFPLRPGIESVPLSEALGRVLAEDVVSPVDVPPFDRATVDGYALRAEDTFMASESEPVRLKVIGEVNAGDNPDFELKPGESVYISTGAPLPKGADAVIQFEDVDREGEEVIIYKPAYPGLGVMKAGTDIPKGKTLLKRGTKLTFKNTALLSAVGIAEVPVFRRPRVAVISTGNEVVLPGAELRYGQIYDINGRAIADAVRELGGEALFLGIARDDRESLKALIEKGVECCDVVILSGGASGGIRDLTSSIIEELGEVKIHGIAIQPGKPTIIGLINGKPVFGLPGYPTSCLTNFTLLVAPLLRKLLGRESEVRKVRKKLAHKVFSVKGRRQFLPVRVEGDRAVPILKGSGAVTSFIEADGFIEVPENVEILQAGEEVEVTFFG
- the acs gene encoding acetate--CoA ligase alpha subunit, with the protein product MDGNLEALFRPRSIAVIGASEKPGKIGYAVMKNLVEYGYDGKIYPVNIKGVEIEINGRKFQSYKSILDVPDEVDMAVIVVPAKFVPQVVEEAGKKGVKVLPIISSGFGELGEEGKKVERQIVETAHKYGMRILGPNIFGVVYTPAKMNATFGPTDVMPGSLALISQSGALGIALMGWTILEKVGLSAVVSVGNKSDIDDADLLEFFKTDDNTKAILIYMEGVKDGRKFMEVAKEVSKEKPIIIIKAGRSERGAKAAASHTGSLAGADKIYEAAFKQSGVLRALTIGEAFDWARTLSNLPEPEGENLVILTNGGGIGVMATDAAEEEGLHLYDNLDDLKVFANHMPPFGSYKNPVDLTGMAGAESYEGAVRDALANPNMHAIAVLYCQTAVLDPRDLAKIVIREYNESGRKKPLVVAIVGGIEAKEAIDMLNEEGIPAYPEPERAIKSLAALYRWSRWKKRQKGE
- a CDS encoding CDC48 family AAA ATPase, whose amino-acid sequence is MIFGKDEERYEKIKLRVAEALKRDVGRGIVRFDRKYQKQLGVEPGDIVELIGERTTAAIVANPHPDDRGLDIIRMDGYIRRNAGVSIGDYVTVSKAEVQEAKKVVLAPAQKGVFIQIPGDMVKQNLLGRPVLKGDLIVASSRSEGGYYGGSPFDELLRGLFETMPLGFGELKFVVVNTVPRGIVQITYNTEVEVLPQAVEIREEAIPEVTYEDIGGLSDAIQKIREMVELPLKHPELFERLGIEPPKGVLLYGPPGTGKTLLAKAVANEANAHFIAINGPEIMSKFYGESEERLREIFKDAEENAPSIIFIDEIDAIAPKREEVVGEVEKRVVSQLLTLMDGLKGRGKVIVIAATNRPDALDPALRRPGRFDREIEVGVPDKKGRKEILQIHTRGMPLEPDYDKATVLKVLKELMKRESFEKAKLERLLEKVSAAKSDEEVKEALKSESEVYPEVRSRLIDRMLEEIAEKTHGFVGADLAALAREAAMVVLRRLINEGKISPEQERIPPEVLQELRVRKADFYEALKMVEPSALREVLIEMPNVRWEDVGGLDEVKQELKEAVEWPLKYPKAFQRLGIEPPRGVLLYGPPGTGKTLLAKAVATESEANFIGIRGPEVLSKWVGESEKRVREIFRKARQAAPTVIFIDEIDAIAPARGSDMSRVTDRLINQLLTEMDGIERNSGVVVIAATNRPDILDPALLRPGRFDRLILVPAPDEKARLEILKVHTRRVPLASDVNLRELAKKTEGYSGADIEALVREAALLAMRRIMTELPVELVEEESEEFLEKLRVSRRDFEEALKKVKPSITPYMIDYYRNFEESRKSRVERRERGPDYYTF
- a CDS encoding metallophosphoesterase: MRIALISDIHSNWEALQAVWREVKKADAILCMGDLVGYGASPNEVVNFVREQMEKRVFLCVRGNHDNAIAFGAEWGFNPYARQAVRWHQRVMTSENLEFLRRLPIRQLFTDDTGRSYLLIHGSPRAPIDEYLFPWFSDEEFRAVLSYVRQDDLLVGHTHVPMMRVIDGRRVINPGGVGQPRDGDWRSAYAMIDTEKEPPDNVEFRRVEYDVDSAAEKIIEAGLPRFLAMRLYEGY
- a CDS encoding PRC-barrel domain-containing protein; the encoded protein is MVKIIASKLRDVELITDTGIRLGWVYDLSFDEETGDILVIVAEPDEDLDTSEFVTDHEGLLLIPISAVKSIGEVIIIDSGKLAVKSKLRRVGTIKRRLSEEESQIPGE